One stretch of Thermanaerosceptrum fracticalcis DNA includes these proteins:
- the nuoE gene encoding NADH-quinone oxidoreductase subunit NuoE — protein sequence MSCQCQCNAGNEPEIYTFIDQIVERYKGQAGSLIPVLHQTQQALGYLPENVQAYIAEKLGIPLSEVYGVVSFYTLFSTVPKGKYKISVCLGTACYVKGAGDILAEFEKQLKIKVGETTEDGMFTLEACRCLGACGLAPVLTVNDNVHGRLTVQDVADIVKKYVESK from the coding sequence ATGAGTTGTCAATGCCAGTGCAATGCAGGTAACGAACCAGAAATTTACACCTTCATTGACCAGATTGTTGAAAGGTACAAAGGTCAGGCGGGGTCGTTGATTCCTGTATTGCACCAAACCCAGCAGGCCCTGGGTTATCTACCCGAAAATGTTCAGGCCTACATTGCGGAAAAGTTGGGTATCCCTCTTAGTGAAGTTTATGGTGTAGTAAGTTTTTATACCCTTTTCTCCACAGTGCCCAAAGGCAAGTACAAAATCAGCGTTTGCCTGGGTACGGCCTGTTATGTAAAAGGCGCAGGTGATATCCTGGCGGAATTTGAAAAACAGTTAAAAATTAAAGTGGGCGAAACCACAGAAGATGGAATGTTTACTTTGGAAGCATGCCGGTGTCTGGGTGCCTGTGGTTTGGCACCTGTGTTGACCGTTAATGATAATGTTCATGGTCGACTGACTGTTCAGGACGTAGCTGATATAGTAAAAAAATATGTTGAGAGTAAGTGA
- the nuoF gene encoding NADH-quinone oxidoreductase subunit NuoF gives MEFYRSHVLVCAGTGCTSSDSQLVRRELLKQLAEKGLDKEIKVVETGCFGFCNLGPIMVVYPEGTFYCQVKTQDVNEIVEEHFIKGRPVQRLLYHEPDKETRTLEFDNIEFFRHQKRVALANCGHINPEVIEEYIARDGYFALAKVLHEMTPQEVIDVIKKSGLRGRGGGGFPTGVKWEFASKSQGDQKYVVCNADEGDPGAFMDRSVLEGDPHAVLEAMAIAGYAIGANQGYIYVRAEYPIAVERLQTAIKQARELGLLGKNIFSKGFDFDIDIRLGAGAFVCGEETALLTSIEGRRGEPRPRPPFPAVAGLWGKPTIINNVETFANVPPIIRNGWEWFASMGTEKSKGTKVFALAGKINNTGLIEVPMGTTLRTIIYDIGGGIPKGKKFKAAQTGGPSGGCIPAELLDIEIDYDNLTAIGSMMGSGGLIVMDEDNCMVDIARFFLEFTQDESCGKCPPCRIGTKRMLEILTKITEGKGTPEDLTNLETLAKTIKNASLCGLGQTAPNPVLSTLRYFRHEYEAHIYDKKCPAGVCQALLTYKILAEKCRGCGLCARNCPTNAISGKVKEPYVIDVEKCIKCGACLEKCKFAAVIKE, from the coding sequence ATGGAATTTTATCGTTCCCACGTACTGGTTTGTGCCGGTACTGGGTGTACTTCTTCGGACAGTCAGCTTGTAAGAAGGGAACTTCTTAAACAATTAGCAGAAAAAGGCTTAGATAAAGAAATCAAGGTTGTAGAAACAGGCTGTTTCGGCTTTTGTAATTTGGGTCCCATTATGGTGGTTTATCCTGAGGGAACTTTTTACTGCCAGGTCAAAACCCAGGATGTTAATGAAATCGTTGAAGAACATTTTATAAAAGGGCGTCCTGTACAGCGGCTTTTATACCATGAACCTGACAAGGAAACCAGGACCCTTGAATTCGATAATATTGAGTTCTTCAGACATCAGAAAAGGGTGGCCCTGGCCAACTGCGGCCATATTAACCCTGAGGTTATCGAGGAGTATATTGCCCGTGACGGCTATTTTGCCCTGGCCAAGGTACTTCATGAGATGACCCCGCAAGAAGTCATTGACGTTATTAAAAAATCAGGCCTGAGAGGCCGGGGAGGCGGCGGTTTCCCCACCGGTGTTAAGTGGGAATTTGCCAGCAAATCCCAAGGGGACCAGAAATATGTAGTCTGCAATGCTGACGAAGGGGATCCCGGTGCTTTTATGGACAGGAGTGTGCTGGAGGGTGACCCCCATGCTGTTCTGGAGGCTATGGCCATTGCCGGTTATGCCATCGGTGCCAACCAGGGATACATTTATGTGCGGGCGGAATATCCAATTGCCGTAGAACGGCTGCAGACTGCCATCAAACAAGCCCGTGAACTGGGTCTTTTAGGAAAGAATATCTTTAGTAAAGGCTTTGACTTTGATATTGATATTCGTTTAGGCGCCGGGGCTTTTGTCTGCGGTGAAGAGACAGCTCTCTTAACCTCTATTGAAGGACGGAGAGGCGAACCCAGGCCAAGACCACCTTTCCCTGCTGTGGCCGGTCTTTGGGGTAAACCAACCATTATTAATAACGTAGAAACTTTTGCTAACGTACCGCCAATTATACGCAACGGCTGGGAATGGTTTGCTTCCATGGGTACGGAGAAGAGCAAAGGCACCAAAGTATTTGCCCTTGCCGGAAAAATCAATAACACGGGACTTATTGAAGTTCCTATGGGTACCACACTAAGAACTATTATTTATGATATCGGCGGCGGAATACCTAAGGGCAAGAAGTTTAAGGCAGCCCAAACAGGAGGCCCTTCCGGCGGCTGCATCCCTGCCGAGCTTCTTGATATTGAAATAGACTATGATAACCTGACGGCTATTGGTTCCATGATGGGTTCAGGCGGGCTCATTGTCATGGACGAAGACAACTGTATGGTAGACATTGCCCGCTTCTTCCTGGAATTTACCCAGGATGAATCCTGCGGCAAGTGTCCTCCCTGTCGTATCGGAACCAAACGCATGCTGGAAATCCTCACCAAGATAACTGAAGGTAAGGGAACCCCTGAAGACTTAACAAACCTGGAGACTTTAGCCAAGACCATTAAGAATGCTTCCTTGTGCGGTCTGGGACAGACTGCTCCTAACCCGGTATTAAGCACTCTGCGCTATTTCCGTCACGAATACGAAGCCCATATCTACGACAAGAAGTGTCCCGCCGGGGTTTGTCAAGCCCTCTTAACTTATAAGATTCTGGCCGAAAAATGCCGTGGTTGCGGTCTGTGTGCGCGGAACTGTCCCACCAACGCGATAAGTGGTAAGGTTAAAGAGCCTTATGTTATTGATGTGGAAAAGTGTATTAAGTGTGGTGCCTGCTTAGAAAAATGTAAATTTGCGGCCGTTATCAAAGAGTAG
- a CDS encoding (2Fe-2S) ferredoxin domain-containing protein: MRSLEELKAIKEKAEKTISVRENTGASTITVAMGTCGISNGAREVLTAVIEELNTRGLANIHVTQTGCPGLCHKEPIVTVTVPGKNPYMYGKVTPENVKKIIVQHIVNNQPVTEWLVNLEE; the protein is encoded by the coding sequence ATGCGGTCTTTGGAGGAATTAAAAGCCATTAAGGAAAAGGCGGAAAAGACGATTTCAGTTCGTGAAAATACGGGAGCATCTACAATTACCGTTGCTATGGGGACCTGTGGTATCTCCAACGGTGCCCGGGAGGTTCTCACTGCGGTGATCGAGGAACTTAACACCCGTGGTCTTGCTAATATCCATGTGACTCAGACTGGATGCCCTGGACTCTGCCATAAAGAGCCTATCGTAACTGTCACGGTCCCCGGGAAAAACCCCTATATGTACGGGAAGGTAACCCCGGAGAATGTGAAAAAAATTATCGTGCAGCATATTGTCAATAACCAGCCGGTTACCGAGTGGTTAGTGAATCTGGAAGAATAG